The Scleropages formosus chromosome 11, fSclFor1.1, whole genome shotgun sequence genome window below encodes:
- the evc gene encoding ellis-van Creveld syndrome protein isoform X4, which produces MRSCAAGTRRAGAQEGPPALCDGDVLLESARSSRLVPGLLGLAVALGTLLGLGAAALLYLRLTKARVRAAKCCDPTCCFLGREVDQDAAQGDCGSTARRVSRSNRATETKQQVPTTSTDVAAFALKAKVVYPINQRYRPLADGASNPSLHENAKLGALHPPESSSSSSLGSLSQGNDDEDSSQLAFPSPVPRSLQNERFPRTERFPQALCCPGFEGRISLYCLGLQSFQQLSSELLEQKHTMFPQVLRIVFNEWFRKDKMDSAFYSNILLLQDRELEELEEAASAKRLSAERNEEVASGHSTLEDVERAGRDRQEYSLQMAVGFSRQLERLCRRLHERPGVPPREGLGDMIHTLVRSLLLAERGLAEVQNCHMKSVQEKMLRWEELACCLHTRTTLLRQEAACSLRLVAKALERLGSDGRLSFCRVEKMLSDLRGALREDLQSCSEECMSLTKELLSERCRKTESKRKKLMKTQAKERSRTLDTAAKCKDPQEFVKVHQALLLRQRKDSSDLEDQQDEKTAEAVCELWQKIHLSWSEKLAQRVTALLRTDLREQTGLTHEYCERLGHEVERDLGAQLCHEEAVARQHLDGLRDQLEQDGRTWAEEAALVSASLTQLGEQQLKILRGMVVRQRDVQESGLWTLMEGKQRLLLAALQRLFAARHFGLRLLKEMRLSRLKLLSQYGSRAVELEDCSRCHQGARSGPKEPALSEGDKRQAAEALLVTQGFQQEFLSELDTGTEFAEEHAQLLVGHALAHSVRRRRRAPSAGLPHPQLDEREQQVELAEAVSESVYASRASVATLIHSHYAQMQSIMRNLQQEQHNLLQDLAEESDKRRNRLTWSLQKDLADWGRKPSSIELQQRVDMRKKMILSTYDLELEAAYERMRKKKSLHDQMGKRFQDELQEAQESFLSQLAAMARVPLFSRGEQSEQDRTSDRVSLQMLRWEQFYKQLDSSERRVKN; this is translated from the exons ATGCGCAGCTGCGCGGCCGGAACGCGGCGGGCCGGAGCACAGGAAGGCCCCCCGGCTCTGTGCGACGGCGATGTGCTGCTGGAGTCCGCGCGCTCCTCCCGCCTCGTCCCCGGACTGCTGGGCCTAGCGGTCGCGCTCGGGACGCTGCTGGGGCTGGGGGCGGCCGCGCTGCTCTACCTGCGCCTCACCAAGGCACGTGTCAGAGCAGCCAAG TGCTGTGACCCCACGTGCTGCTTCCTGGGCAGAGAGGTGGACCAAGATGCTGCTCAGGGGGACTGCGGCAGCACGGCAAGGAGGGTATCTCGGAGCAACAGGGCCACA GAGACGAAGCAACAAGTGCCCACCACCAGCACCGATGTGGCCGCGTTCGCCTTGAAGGCCAAGGTCGTGTACCCCATCAACCAGAGATACCGG CCTCTGGCCGACGGCGCCTCCAATCCCTCCCTGCACGAGAACGCCAAGCTGGGGGCGCTGCACCCGCCCGAGTCGtcgtcctcctccagcctcggGTCCCTGAGCCAGGGCAACGATGACGAGGACAGCAGTCAGCTGGCCTTCCCGTCACCGGTCCCCAGGAGCTTGCAGAACGAGCGCTTCCCCAGGACGGAGCGCTTCCCGCAGGCGCTCTGCTGCCCCGG CTTCGAAGGTAGGATCAGTCTCTACTGTTTGGGTCTGCAGAGCTTCCAGCAACTGTCCTCTGAGCTcctggagcagaaacacacg ATGTTTCCTCAGGTTCTCAGGATTGTTTTCAACGAATGGTTTCGCAAGGACAAGATGGATTCTGCTTTCTACAGCAACATCCTTCTGCTGCAGGACAGG GAGCTGGAAGAGTTGGAGGAGGCAGCGTCGGCGAAACGGCTGAGTGCCGAGAGGAACGAAGAGGTCGCTTCGGGCCACTCCACCTTGGAGGACGTGGAAAGAGCCGGACGGGACCGGCAGGAGTACAGCCTTCAGATG GCGGTGGGATTCAGCAGGCAACTGGAGAGGCTGTGTCGGCGCCTCCACGAGCGACCCGGCGTGCCCCCGAGGGAGGGGCTCGGCGACATGATACACACGCTTGTCCGTAGCCTCCTGCTCGCGGAGAGGGGGTTGGCTGAGGTCCAGAACTGCCACATGAAG AGTGTGCAGGAGAAGATGCTGCGGTGGGAGGAGCTCGCGTGCTGCCTGCACACCCGCACGACCTTGCTGCGGCAGGAGGCCGCGTGCTCGCTGCGGCTCGTGGCCAAGGCGCTGGAGCGGCTCGGCAGCGATGGGCGACTTAGCTTCTGCCGTGTGGAGAAGATGCTGTCAGACTTGCGGGGGGCTTTGAGAGAGGACCTGCAGAGCTGCAGCGAAG AGTGCATGAGCTTGACAAAGGAGCTGCTTAGTGAACGATGCAGGAAGACTGAGAGCAAGAGGAAGAAACTAATGAAGACACAGGCGAAGGAGCGAAGCCGCACGCTGGACACCGCAGCCAAGTGCAAGGACCCCCAGGAGTTCGTCAAg GTGCACCAGGCCCTGCTGCTTAGACAGAGGAAGGACAGCAGTGATCTGGAGGATCAGCAGGATGAGAAAACGGCGGAAGCTGTGTGTGAGCTGTGGCAG AAAATCCACCTGTCCTGGTCCGAGAAGCTGGCGCAGCGGGTGACGGCACTGCTCCGCACAGACCTTCGGGAGCAGACTGGTTTGACCCACGAATACTGCGAACGGCTCGGGCACGAGGTGGAGCGCGACCTTGGTGCGCAGCTGTGCCACGAGGAGGCTGTGGCCAGGCAACACCTGGATGGGCTGCGAGACCAGCTGGAGCAGGATGGACGG ACGTGGGCGGAGGAGGCGGCGCTGGTGTCAGCCAGCCTGACTCAGCTTGGCGAACAGCAGCTCAAGATTCTCAGAGGGATGGTGGTCCGACAGAGGGACGTGCAAGAAAG TGGCCTTTGGACCCTGATGGAGGGGAAacagcgcctcctgctggcagCACTGCAGAGGCTCTTTGCGGCACGCCACTTTGGCCTGCGGCTCCTCAAGGAGATGCGGCTGTCCCGCCTGAAGCTTCTGTCCCAGTACGGCAGCAGAGCCGTGGAGCTGGAGGACTGCAGCAGATGCCACCAAGGCGCGAGAAGTGGCCCCAAG GAGCCGGCGCTCAGCGAGGGAGACAAGCGACAGGCTGCGGAGGCTCTGCTCGTCACCCAGGGCTTTCAGCAAGAGTTCTTGTCAGAGCTGGACACGGGGACAGAGTTCGCGGAAGAGCACGCCCAGCTGCTGGTGGGCCACGCTCTCGCCCACAGTGTGCGCCGGCGCCGCCGAGCCCCGAGCGCCGGGCTGCCGCACCCACAGCTTGATGAGCGCGAGCAA CAGGTGGAGCTCGCGGAGGCGGTCTCGGAGAGCGTGTACGCGAGCCGTGCTTCTGTCGCCACGCTGATCCACAGCCACTACGCACAGATGCAGAGCATCATGAGGaacctgcagcaggagcagcacaaCTTACTGCAGGACCTTGCAG AGGAGAGTGACAAGAGGAGGAATCGGCTGACGTGGAGCCTGCAGAAGGACCTGGCCGACTGGGGCAGGAAGCCCAGCTCCATTGAGCTCCAGCAGAG GGTGGACATGCGGAAGAAGATGATCCTGAGCACGTATGACTTGGAACTTGAAGCCGCATATGAaaggatgaggaagaagaagtCTCTTCACGACCAAATGGGAAAGCGTTTTCAGGACGAGCTGCAG GAAGCTCAGGAGTCCTTCCTGTCACAGTTGGCTGCTATGGCCAGGGTGCCACTGTTCAGTAGGGGGGAGCAGTCTGAGCAAGACAGGACGTCTGACAG GGTTTCCCTACAAATGCTGCGATGGGAGCAGTTTTATAAGCAGCTGGACAGCAGCGAGAGGAGAGTGAAGAATTGA
- the evc gene encoding ellis-van Creveld syndrome protein isoform X6, producing MRSCAAGTRRAGAQEGPPALCDGDVLLESARSSRLVPGLLGLAVALGTLLGLGAAALLYLRLTKARVRAAKCCDPTCCFLGREVDQDAAQGDCGSTARRVSRSNRATETKQQVPTTSTDVAAFALKAKVVYPINQRYRPLADGASNPSLHENAKLGALHPPESSSSSSLGSLSQGNDDEDSSQLAFPSPVPRSLQNERFPRTERFPQALCCPGFEGRISLYCLGLQSFQQLSSELLEQKHTMFPQVLRIVFNEWFRKDKMDSAFYSNILLLQDRELEELEEAASAKRLSAERNEEVASGHSTLEDVERAGRDRQEYSLQMAVGFSRQLERLCRRLHERPGVPPREGLGDMIHTLVRSLLLAERGLAEVQNCHMKSVQEKMLRWEELACCLHTRTTLLRQEAACSLRLVAKALERLGSDGRLSFCRVEKMLSDLRGALREDLQSCSEECMSLTKELLSERCRKTESKRKKLMKTQAKERSRTLDTAAKCKDPQEFVKVHQALLLRQRKDSSDLEDQQDEKTAEAVCELWQKIHLSWSEKLAQRVTALLRTDLREQTGLTHEYCERLGHEVERDLGAQLCHEEAVARQHLDGLRDQLEQDGRTWAEEAALVSASLTQLGEQQLKILRGMVVRQRDVQESGLWTLMEGKQRLLLAALQRLFAARHFGLRLLKEMRLSRLKLLSQYGSRAVELEDCSRCHQGARSGPKEPALSEGDKRQAAEALLVTQGFQQEFLSELDTGTEFAEEHAQLLVGHALAHSVRRRRRAPSAGLPHPQLDEREQQVELAEAVSESVYASRASVATLIHSHYAQMQSIMRNLQQEQHNLLQDLAEESDKRRNRLTWSLQKDLADWGRKPSSIELQQRVDMRKKMILSTYDLELEAAYERMRKKKSLHDQMGKRFQDELQEAQESFLSQLAAMARVPLFSRGEQSEQDRTSDR from the exons ATGCGCAGCTGCGCGGCCGGAACGCGGCGGGCCGGAGCACAGGAAGGCCCCCCGGCTCTGTGCGACGGCGATGTGCTGCTGGAGTCCGCGCGCTCCTCCCGCCTCGTCCCCGGACTGCTGGGCCTAGCGGTCGCGCTCGGGACGCTGCTGGGGCTGGGGGCGGCCGCGCTGCTCTACCTGCGCCTCACCAAGGCACGTGTCAGAGCAGCCAAG TGCTGTGACCCCACGTGCTGCTTCCTGGGCAGAGAGGTGGACCAAGATGCTGCTCAGGGGGACTGCGGCAGCACGGCAAGGAGGGTATCTCGGAGCAACAGGGCCACA GAGACGAAGCAACAAGTGCCCACCACCAGCACCGATGTGGCCGCGTTCGCCTTGAAGGCCAAGGTCGTGTACCCCATCAACCAGAGATACCGG CCTCTGGCCGACGGCGCCTCCAATCCCTCCCTGCACGAGAACGCCAAGCTGGGGGCGCTGCACCCGCCCGAGTCGtcgtcctcctccagcctcggGTCCCTGAGCCAGGGCAACGATGACGAGGACAGCAGTCAGCTGGCCTTCCCGTCACCGGTCCCCAGGAGCTTGCAGAACGAGCGCTTCCCCAGGACGGAGCGCTTCCCGCAGGCGCTCTGCTGCCCCGG CTTCGAAGGTAGGATCAGTCTCTACTGTTTGGGTCTGCAGAGCTTCCAGCAACTGTCCTCTGAGCTcctggagcagaaacacacg ATGTTTCCTCAGGTTCTCAGGATTGTTTTCAACGAATGGTTTCGCAAGGACAAGATGGATTCTGCTTTCTACAGCAACATCCTTCTGCTGCAGGACAGG GAGCTGGAAGAGTTGGAGGAGGCAGCGTCGGCGAAACGGCTGAGTGCCGAGAGGAACGAAGAGGTCGCTTCGGGCCACTCCACCTTGGAGGACGTGGAAAGAGCCGGACGGGACCGGCAGGAGTACAGCCTTCAGATG GCGGTGGGATTCAGCAGGCAACTGGAGAGGCTGTGTCGGCGCCTCCACGAGCGACCCGGCGTGCCCCCGAGGGAGGGGCTCGGCGACATGATACACACGCTTGTCCGTAGCCTCCTGCTCGCGGAGAGGGGGTTGGCTGAGGTCCAGAACTGCCACATGAAG AGTGTGCAGGAGAAGATGCTGCGGTGGGAGGAGCTCGCGTGCTGCCTGCACACCCGCACGACCTTGCTGCGGCAGGAGGCCGCGTGCTCGCTGCGGCTCGTGGCCAAGGCGCTGGAGCGGCTCGGCAGCGATGGGCGACTTAGCTTCTGCCGTGTGGAGAAGATGCTGTCAGACTTGCGGGGGGCTTTGAGAGAGGACCTGCAGAGCTGCAGCGAAG AGTGCATGAGCTTGACAAAGGAGCTGCTTAGTGAACGATGCAGGAAGACTGAGAGCAAGAGGAAGAAACTAATGAAGACACAGGCGAAGGAGCGAAGCCGCACGCTGGACACCGCAGCCAAGTGCAAGGACCCCCAGGAGTTCGTCAAg GTGCACCAGGCCCTGCTGCTTAGACAGAGGAAGGACAGCAGTGATCTGGAGGATCAGCAGGATGAGAAAACGGCGGAAGCTGTGTGTGAGCTGTGGCAG AAAATCCACCTGTCCTGGTCCGAGAAGCTGGCGCAGCGGGTGACGGCACTGCTCCGCACAGACCTTCGGGAGCAGACTGGTTTGACCCACGAATACTGCGAACGGCTCGGGCACGAGGTGGAGCGCGACCTTGGTGCGCAGCTGTGCCACGAGGAGGCTGTGGCCAGGCAACACCTGGATGGGCTGCGAGACCAGCTGGAGCAGGATGGACGG ACGTGGGCGGAGGAGGCGGCGCTGGTGTCAGCCAGCCTGACTCAGCTTGGCGAACAGCAGCTCAAGATTCTCAGAGGGATGGTGGTCCGACAGAGGGACGTGCAAGAAAG TGGCCTTTGGACCCTGATGGAGGGGAAacagcgcctcctgctggcagCACTGCAGAGGCTCTTTGCGGCACGCCACTTTGGCCTGCGGCTCCTCAAGGAGATGCGGCTGTCCCGCCTGAAGCTTCTGTCCCAGTACGGCAGCAGAGCCGTGGAGCTGGAGGACTGCAGCAGATGCCACCAAGGCGCGAGAAGTGGCCCCAAG GAGCCGGCGCTCAGCGAGGGAGACAAGCGACAGGCTGCGGAGGCTCTGCTCGTCACCCAGGGCTTTCAGCAAGAGTTCTTGTCAGAGCTGGACACGGGGACAGAGTTCGCGGAAGAGCACGCCCAGCTGCTGGTGGGCCACGCTCTCGCCCACAGTGTGCGCCGGCGCCGCCGAGCCCCGAGCGCCGGGCTGCCGCACCCACAGCTTGATGAGCGCGAGCAA CAGGTGGAGCTCGCGGAGGCGGTCTCGGAGAGCGTGTACGCGAGCCGTGCTTCTGTCGCCACGCTGATCCACAGCCACTACGCACAGATGCAGAGCATCATGAGGaacctgcagcaggagcagcacaaCTTACTGCAGGACCTTGCAG AGGAGAGTGACAAGAGGAGGAATCGGCTGACGTGGAGCCTGCAGAAGGACCTGGCCGACTGGGGCAGGAAGCCCAGCTCCATTGAGCTCCAGCAGAG GGTGGACATGCGGAAGAAGATGATCCTGAGCACGTATGACTTGGAACTTGAAGCCGCATATGAaaggatgaggaagaagaagtCTCTTCACGACCAAATGGGAAAGCGTTTTCAGGACGAGCTGCAG GAAGCTCAGGAGTCCTTCCTGTCACAGTTGGCTGCTATGGCCAGGGTGCCACTGTTCAGTAGGGGGGAGCAGTCTGAGCAAGACAGGACGTCTGACAG gtga
- the evc gene encoding ellis-van Creveld syndrome protein isoform X1, translated as MRSCAAGTRRAGAQEGPPALCDGDVLLESARSSRLVPGLLGLAVALGTLLGLGAAALLYLRLTKARVRAAKCCDPTCCFLGREVDQDAAQGDCGSTARRVSRSNRATETKQQVPTTSTDVAAFALKAKVVYPINQRYRPLADGASNPSLHENAKLGALHPPESSSSSSLGSLSQGNDDEDSSQLAFPSPVPRSLQNERFPRTERFPQALCCPGFEGRISLYCLGLQSFQQLSSELLEQKHTMFPQVLRIVFNEWFRKDKMDSAFYSNILLLQDRELEELEEAASAKRLSAERNEEVASGHSTLEDVERAGRDRQEYSLQMAVGFSRQLERLCRRLHERPGVPPREGLGDMIHTLVRSLLLAERGLAEVQNCHMKSVQEKMLRWEELACCLHTRTTLLRQEAACSLRLVAKALERLGSDGRLSFCRVEKMLSDLRGALREDLQSCSEECMSLTKELLSERCRKTESKRKKLMKTQAKERSRTLDTAAKCKDPQEFVKVHQALLLRQRKDSSDLEDQQDEKTAEAVCELWQKIHLSWSEKLAQRVTALLRTDLREQTGLTHEYCERLGHEVERDLGAQLCHEEAVARQHLDGLRDQLEQDGRTWAEEAALVSASLTQLGEQQLKILRGMVVRQRDVQESGLWTLMEGKQRLLLAALQRLFAARHFGLRLLKEMRLSRLKLLSQYGSRAVELEDCSRCHQGARSGPKEPALSEGDKRQAAEALLVTQGFQQEFLSELDTGTEFAEEHAQLLVGHALAHSVRRRRRAPSAGLPHPQLDEREQQVELAEAVSESVYASRASVATLIHSHYAQMQSIMRNLQQEQHNLLQDLAEESDKRRNRLTWSLQKDLADWGRKPSSIELQQRVDMRKKMILSTYDLELEAAYERMRKKKSLHDQMGKRFQDELQEAQESFLSQLAAMARVPLFSRGEQSEQDRTSDSAQDCRAPGGGGAELLLDEAEEMTTMPNFIAFTTGSCTIASLFLRSQDVGEKKGRR; from the exons ATGCGCAGCTGCGCGGCCGGAACGCGGCGGGCCGGAGCACAGGAAGGCCCCCCGGCTCTGTGCGACGGCGATGTGCTGCTGGAGTCCGCGCGCTCCTCCCGCCTCGTCCCCGGACTGCTGGGCCTAGCGGTCGCGCTCGGGACGCTGCTGGGGCTGGGGGCGGCCGCGCTGCTCTACCTGCGCCTCACCAAGGCACGTGTCAGAGCAGCCAAG TGCTGTGACCCCACGTGCTGCTTCCTGGGCAGAGAGGTGGACCAAGATGCTGCTCAGGGGGACTGCGGCAGCACGGCAAGGAGGGTATCTCGGAGCAACAGGGCCACA GAGACGAAGCAACAAGTGCCCACCACCAGCACCGATGTGGCCGCGTTCGCCTTGAAGGCCAAGGTCGTGTACCCCATCAACCAGAGATACCGG CCTCTGGCCGACGGCGCCTCCAATCCCTCCCTGCACGAGAACGCCAAGCTGGGGGCGCTGCACCCGCCCGAGTCGtcgtcctcctccagcctcggGTCCCTGAGCCAGGGCAACGATGACGAGGACAGCAGTCAGCTGGCCTTCCCGTCACCGGTCCCCAGGAGCTTGCAGAACGAGCGCTTCCCCAGGACGGAGCGCTTCCCGCAGGCGCTCTGCTGCCCCGG CTTCGAAGGTAGGATCAGTCTCTACTGTTTGGGTCTGCAGAGCTTCCAGCAACTGTCCTCTGAGCTcctggagcagaaacacacg ATGTTTCCTCAGGTTCTCAGGATTGTTTTCAACGAATGGTTTCGCAAGGACAAGATGGATTCTGCTTTCTACAGCAACATCCTTCTGCTGCAGGACAGG GAGCTGGAAGAGTTGGAGGAGGCAGCGTCGGCGAAACGGCTGAGTGCCGAGAGGAACGAAGAGGTCGCTTCGGGCCACTCCACCTTGGAGGACGTGGAAAGAGCCGGACGGGACCGGCAGGAGTACAGCCTTCAGATG GCGGTGGGATTCAGCAGGCAACTGGAGAGGCTGTGTCGGCGCCTCCACGAGCGACCCGGCGTGCCCCCGAGGGAGGGGCTCGGCGACATGATACACACGCTTGTCCGTAGCCTCCTGCTCGCGGAGAGGGGGTTGGCTGAGGTCCAGAACTGCCACATGAAG AGTGTGCAGGAGAAGATGCTGCGGTGGGAGGAGCTCGCGTGCTGCCTGCACACCCGCACGACCTTGCTGCGGCAGGAGGCCGCGTGCTCGCTGCGGCTCGTGGCCAAGGCGCTGGAGCGGCTCGGCAGCGATGGGCGACTTAGCTTCTGCCGTGTGGAGAAGATGCTGTCAGACTTGCGGGGGGCTTTGAGAGAGGACCTGCAGAGCTGCAGCGAAG AGTGCATGAGCTTGACAAAGGAGCTGCTTAGTGAACGATGCAGGAAGACTGAGAGCAAGAGGAAGAAACTAATGAAGACACAGGCGAAGGAGCGAAGCCGCACGCTGGACACCGCAGCCAAGTGCAAGGACCCCCAGGAGTTCGTCAAg GTGCACCAGGCCCTGCTGCTTAGACAGAGGAAGGACAGCAGTGATCTGGAGGATCAGCAGGATGAGAAAACGGCGGAAGCTGTGTGTGAGCTGTGGCAG AAAATCCACCTGTCCTGGTCCGAGAAGCTGGCGCAGCGGGTGACGGCACTGCTCCGCACAGACCTTCGGGAGCAGACTGGTTTGACCCACGAATACTGCGAACGGCTCGGGCACGAGGTGGAGCGCGACCTTGGTGCGCAGCTGTGCCACGAGGAGGCTGTGGCCAGGCAACACCTGGATGGGCTGCGAGACCAGCTGGAGCAGGATGGACGG ACGTGGGCGGAGGAGGCGGCGCTGGTGTCAGCCAGCCTGACTCAGCTTGGCGAACAGCAGCTCAAGATTCTCAGAGGGATGGTGGTCCGACAGAGGGACGTGCAAGAAAG TGGCCTTTGGACCCTGATGGAGGGGAAacagcgcctcctgctggcagCACTGCAGAGGCTCTTTGCGGCACGCCACTTTGGCCTGCGGCTCCTCAAGGAGATGCGGCTGTCCCGCCTGAAGCTTCTGTCCCAGTACGGCAGCAGAGCCGTGGAGCTGGAGGACTGCAGCAGATGCCACCAAGGCGCGAGAAGTGGCCCCAAG GAGCCGGCGCTCAGCGAGGGAGACAAGCGACAGGCTGCGGAGGCTCTGCTCGTCACCCAGGGCTTTCAGCAAGAGTTCTTGTCAGAGCTGGACACGGGGACAGAGTTCGCGGAAGAGCACGCCCAGCTGCTGGTGGGCCACGCTCTCGCCCACAGTGTGCGCCGGCGCCGCCGAGCCCCGAGCGCCGGGCTGCCGCACCCACAGCTTGATGAGCGCGAGCAA CAGGTGGAGCTCGCGGAGGCGGTCTCGGAGAGCGTGTACGCGAGCCGTGCTTCTGTCGCCACGCTGATCCACAGCCACTACGCACAGATGCAGAGCATCATGAGGaacctgcagcaggagcagcacaaCTTACTGCAGGACCTTGCAG AGGAGAGTGACAAGAGGAGGAATCGGCTGACGTGGAGCCTGCAGAAGGACCTGGCCGACTGGGGCAGGAAGCCCAGCTCCATTGAGCTCCAGCAGAG GGTGGACATGCGGAAGAAGATGATCCTGAGCACGTATGACTTGGAACTTGAAGCCGCATATGAaaggatgaggaagaagaagtCTCTTCACGACCAAATGGGAAAGCGTTTTCAGGACGAGCTGCAG GAAGCTCAGGAGTCCTTCCTGTCACAGTTGGCTGCTATGGCCAGGGTGCCACTGTTCAGTAGGGGGGAGCAGTCTGAGCAAGACAGGACGTCTGACAG TGCACAGGACTGCCGAGCacctggaggtggaggagcaga GCTTTTACTGGATGAAGCGGAGGAGATGACTACGATGCCCAATTTCATAGCGTTCACGACAGGTAGTTGCACCATTGCATCACTGTTCCTTAGATCGCAAGATGTTggagagaagaaaggaagaagaTAA